A stretch of Ranitomeya variabilis isolate aRanVar5 chromosome 3, aRanVar5.hap1, whole genome shotgun sequence DNA encodes these proteins:
- the LOC143818141 gene encoding uncharacterized protein LOC143818141 isoform X1, whose protein sequence is MQGAGAHSASQRAPEQAEEEEGIDVDTLIQEVQNQEPLWNMADRRHADQFVTRRLWDEVCSAVLENREELDAGAQDLARNRVIVRWRSLRDRFKREFNKEMQAPSGSRGCRSRYKYARALSFLQSTLLSRSTVCSTREPASELHPS, encoded by the exons atgcaaggagcgggagcgcatagt gcttcacagcgtgctcccgaacaggctgaggaagaggaggggatagatgtggacaccctcatccaagaggTCCAAAAtcaggagccgctgtggaacatggcggaccgccgccatgctgaccagttcgtcacccgacggctatgggatgaagtgtgcagtgctgttctggAGAACCGGGAGGAACTTGACGCTGGGGCCCAGGATTTAGCGC gtaacagggttatcgtgcggtggcggtcactcagggatcgcttcaagagggagtttaacaaggagatgcaggccccgagtggatctagaggatgcaggagcaggtataaatatgccagagccctgtcgttcctccagtctacgctgctgagcagaag cactgtctgcagcactcgggagcctgcatcagagttacaCCCCTCttga
- the LOC143818141 gene encoding uncharacterized protein LOC143818141 isoform X2, whose product MQGAGAHSASQRAPEQAEEEEGIDVDTLIQEVQNQEPLWNMADRRHADQFVTRRLWDEVCSAVLENREELDAGAQDLARNRVIVRWRSLRDRFKREFNKEMQAPSGSRGCRSRYKYARALSFLQSTLLSRR is encoded by the exons atgcaaggagcgggagcgcatagt gcttcacagcgtgctcccgaacaggctgaggaagaggaggggatagatgtggacaccctcatccaagaggTCCAAAAtcaggagccgctgtggaacatggcggaccgccgccatgctgaccagttcgtcacccgacggctatgggatgaagtgtgcagtgctgttctggAGAACCGGGAGGAACTTGACGCTGGGGCCCAGGATTTAGCGC gtaacagggttatcgtgcggtggcggtcactcagggatcgcttcaagagggagtttaacaaggagatgcaggccccgagtggatctagaggatgcaggagcaggtataaatatgccagagccctgtcgttcctccagtctacgctgctgagcagaaggtaa